GACCCAGCGCCTCGCGAAACTCGCCAAGAACGTGGCGGCGGAGGCCTCCAACTTCCTCATGGGCCGCACCTTCCTCGACATCGACATGGCGCGCGCCGCAGACCTTCTGGGCATGGAGCGCCGTCAGGCCGAGATGTTCCGCGACCTCGAGCGCGGCCACTTCGTGGCCCTCGGCCCCGCCCTGTCGCGCCGCCCGCTGCCGATCCGCATCGGCGCGGTCGAGACCTCGACCCGCACCGGCACGTTCAAGCTCATGCCCCTGCCCGAGCAGCCGAAGGAAGAGGCCCGCGATCTCATCTTCAAGGCCGGCGAGGACGAGATCGCTGCCCGCCCGGTCATGCCCGCCGCGCCCCGCCGCCTCCGGCCCCTCCACGAACGACCTCCTGGCCCAGCTCGCCCGCACGAGGCCTGCCGCCGCGCCGGAGCCGCAGGTGGAGGAAACCGAGCAGTCCAAGGCCGAGCGCGAGACCGCCCTCGATGCGATCCTGCGCGAGATCCTGGACGATCCGGAGGCCGCCTTCCGGTCCGTGGCCGTGCTCTATCAGGACTTCCTCGTCCGCTGCCGCATCCGCCGCGTCTCCGGCGAGCCGCTCAACCTCAACGCCTTCCGCCGCCGTCTCGCGGTCGCCCGCGCGGGCGTCGACACGGCGACCGCCGACGGCTCGGAATGGGACCGTGCGGTCGCCTTCGCGGCCGATCTCGCCGAGGACATCCAGGGCGTATTTCTCCTCATCGCCCGCGCGGCCATGGAAGGCAGCCCCTGCCCGCCTGACGGCGAGATCGCCCGCGCCTGCGGCAGCCGCTCGCCCGGACGCGCCCGGCGCCTCATCGCCTATATGGAAAGCCGCAACATCGTCGTGACCCGCAACGATCCGCGCGGCCTGCGCATCATCGCCCTCCCCGATCTCGGCTGGGAAACCGGCCCTGGCGACCCGAACGCCTTCGAGGAGCCCCAGGCACCCGAAACGCGTGACCTCTTTGCGATGGGGTAGAGAACGCCCCCTTCGGCCCAAAAGCTGCGACGGAGCGCCCAGCGCCAGGTCAGAGACTCTGTGCCAGGACACTCTCGCCAGGGCATGGCGAGCCTTCAGGAGAAATCATCTCTTCCGGCAAACGGTCTCGATCAACGCAATCCGGTTCTCTTCAAGGTTGCGGCGCTGGTTTGCGGCCATTGTCTTGAACTCAGGACCCATCAGGAGAACGAAGCTGACGGGGGGCGGGCCGTTCTCCTGAAGACGGCGGTCCACTTCAATGAACCAGTCCCGACCTGCTGCCGTCGTATCCTGCCAATACTCGACCTCGAAGCCGGCCTGTTCGAGCAGGCTTCGCAACTCCGCCGGCGTAACCAGGTGGCTGATCGAGGGGTCTCGTGCCCATGGCACCGGAAAGATGACCTCCCCACCGGATCCTTGCAGCACATCGTAGAGGGCAAACACTCCACCGGGCTTCAGGACGCGAAAGGCTTCCCGGTACATTGTCGCCTTGTCCGGAATGTTCATGGCGACGTGCTGCGTCCAAGCGATGTCGAACGATCCGTCCGGAAATGGAAGATCGAGAGCGTTCGCCTGCTGATATGTGACATGATCGCCAAGACCGACCCATTCCGCCAGTTGGCGCGCAGTCCGGCAGTATTCTTCCGTCAGGTCGACACCTGTGACATGGCAGCCATAGGTCGCGGCGAGTGCGCGTGAGGCCCCGCCCAAGCCCGAACCGATGTCGAGAACACGGTCTGTCGGCGCTGGCTTGATCCTGTTGGCCAGTTCGAGGGTCGCTTGCCGTCCCCGAATATGAAACTCATCGACGGCTGCAAGATCAGGAGGTTGAAGGTGCGCGAGGTCCTTCCCCGCCCGTTGGAGAGCCTCTCCAATAGCCTCGACCAGATCAGGGCGCGTGTAGTGCTCCTCGACAGCGACATCCATGCTCGCCTCCCTCAGAACATCCCGGGAGGATGTCACGGGTCATCAAGTGGAGTAAATCATCCTTCCGAGCACGGCGAACCGTGCATTTTCAGCCCACCGAGGTGGCTATCGCGGCCCACCAGGTCCTCAACTTCACGCGATCGTCACCTCTAGGACAAAGATCACTGCATCATTGCGCCCCCTTGGTCTCGTTGATTCGAGCCAAAGCCGATGAGATGCGCCGATGTTCCGCTACTTCGAGACCCGGATCGACTTTTCCAGAAAGCCCCCAGAGGAATCGCCGCCGGACAATCTCTGGGGCTTCTACTGGCACTTCATCGCCCAGGCGAAGGGGCTGTTCGTGGCGCTGTTCGCGCTGGGCTTCGTGCTCGCCGTGGTCGAGGCGCTCGTCCCCTGGCTCATCGGCCGTCTGGTCAATGCCATCTCGCATACCTCGCCCGAAGGCATCTTCCATGAGGCCGGGCCGCTGCTGATCGGCATGGGGGCGATCATCCTCCTGGTGCGGCCGTTCGGGACGATCCTGTTCCGGCTCCTGGTCAACCATTCCCTGGCAGTCTCCTTCACCACCATGGTCCATTGGCAGAACTACTGGCACGTGGTGCGCCAGCCCTTGGGATTTTTCCAGGAGGATTTCGCGGGACGCATCGCCAACCGGGTGCTGCAGACGGGCCGCCCCCTGCGCGAGACGATCCTGTCGGTGGCGCGCGCCGTGTGGCAGATCCTGATCTTCGGCGCCGCCTCCATCGGGCTTCTGGGCACGCAGGACTGGCGGCTCGCTTTGCCCATGACCGGGTGGTTCGTTCTCTATGCGACCCTGCTCGCCGTGTCCCTGCCGCGCATCCAGAAGCTGTCCCGCACATCGAGCGAGGCGCGCTCGGCCGTGACCGGCAAGGTGGTGGACAGTTTCACCAACATCATGACGGTCAAGCTGTTCGGACGCCGCAAGGACGAGGACGACTACATCAAGGAAGGCTATCGCTGGCTCAACGACGCCTTCATGAGCCAGCAGCGCGTCAACACGCTCTATGTGGCCGGCCTCACCTTTCTCAACGCGGTCTTCCTGGTCTCCACCGGCGCCATGGCGGTGTGGCTCTTCAGCGCGAACCGCATCGATGCGGGCACCCTGACCACCGCCCTGCTTCTCTCCACCCAGATCGTCTCCATGTCCGGCTGGGTCGCCTTCGAGGTCATGGGCATCTTCGAGAATGTCGGCACGGTGCAGGAGGGCATGAAGACGATCTCGCGTCCGCTGACCATGCAGGACAAGCCGGACGCCAAACCCTTGACCGTGACGCGCGGCGAGATCCAGTTCGATCACGTGGACTTCTCCTATGGCGACGGCGACAAGGTCATCGACCGGCTGAACCTGATCATCCGCCCAGGCGAGAAGATCGGCCTCGTCGGGCGCTCCGGCGTCGGCAAGACGACGCTGGTCAACCTGCTCCTGCGCTTCTTCGAGCCGCAGGAGGGGCGCATCCTGATCGACGGCCAGGACATCGCCGACGTGCGCGAGGAAAGCCTGCGCTCGCAGATCTCCGTGGTGACGCAGGATACCTCGCTGCTGCACCGCTCCATCCGGGAGAACATCCTCTACGGACGGCCTGCCGCGGGTGAGGACGCCATGCGCGAGGCGGCACGCCAGGCTCACGCGGCCGAATTCATCGAACGCCTCGCAGACGGGCGCGGGCGGCGCGGCTTCGACGCCCATGTGGGCGAGCGCGGTGTGAAGCTCTCCGGCGGCCAGCGCCAGCGCATCGCCATTGCCCGGGTGATCCTCAAGGACGCCCCGGTCCTGGTCCTGGACGAGGCGACCTCGGCCCTGGATTCCGAGGTGGAGGCCGCGATCCAGGAATCGCTCGCGACCCTCATGGAGGGCAAGACCGTGATCGCCATCGCCCACCGGCTTTCCACCCTGCAGCTCATGGACCGCCTGATCGTGATGGACGATACCCGGATCGTCGAGGAAGGCACCCACGAGGAGCTTCTGGAGAACGGCGGTCTCTATGCCGGCCTCTGGTCGCGCCAGTCCGGCGGCTTTCTCCCGGCGCGCCGGGGCGTGGCGGACGAGGCGGTTTAGACGAATGTCGGCATCGCCTCGTTTCAGGACGTGTGGCTCGCGGAATGCGACACCCTCGGACGTCATGGGCGGCCTCGTCCCGACCATGACGAAATCGAAAAGTGCGGTCAGACACCGAGGATGCCGCAAAAATAAGGTAGTGCTTTTCCGACTGATCCGACCTGCGGCAAGCGAATGCCCCCTCCCTTCCCTATCAGCATGAACCTGATAGTGTTCGCGCCGGCCTCCTTATCAAGATAAGATAACATTATGCAGAACGACCGCCTGAGCCTCGATGCCATCGCCCGTCACGTGGATGCCAAAGCCGAAGATTATTGCGCATTGAGCGATCGGATCTGGGCCGCGCCGGAACTCGCCTTCGAGGAGCATCGCGCCGTGGCCGAGCAGGTCGCCATGCTGGAGCGCGAAGGCTTTCGCATTGCGAGGAATGTCGGCGGCATGGCGACGGCCTTCGTGGCGGAATGGGGGTCTGGCGGGCCCGTCGTCGGCATTCTCGGCGAGTTCGATGCCCTGCCCGATCTGGCGCAGGAATCCGGCCGCACCGAACATCGCCCGACCATGGCGGGCACGCCGGGCCATGGCTGCGGCCACAATCTCCTGGGAGCGGGGTCCGCCCTGGCGGCCGTCGCCCTCAAGGATGCGCTCGAGGCCGAGGGGATCGCCGGGACCGTGCGCTATTACGGCTGCCCGGCGGAGGAGAGCGGATCGGGCAAGACCTTCATGGCCCGGGCCGGGCTGTTCGACGATCTCGACACCGCCTTCTGCTGGCATCCGAGCGTGGTGAACGAGGTCCAGACCTCCTCGTCGCTCGCCTGCATCCAGGCCTATTTCCGCTTCAAGGGCCGCGCCGCTCATGCGGCGGAGGCTCCGCATGTGGGCCGCTCCGCGCTCGATGCGGTGGAATTGATGAATGTGGGCGTGAACTACATGCGCGAGCACATGCCCTCGGATGCGCGCGTGCATTACGCCACCACCAACGCGGGCGGCAATGCGCCGAACGTGGTTCAGGCCTTTGCGGAATCGCTCTATCTCGTGCGTTCGCCCCATCTGCCCGATACGGAGCGTCTGTTCGAGCGGGTGAAGAAGATCGCCGAGGGCGCGGCCCTGATGACGGAGACCACCGTCACGGTGCAGATTACGGACGCGACCTCGAACGTGCTGCCGAACAAGGCGTTGCAGGAGGCCATGTACGAGCACATGCGCCGCCTCGGCCCGCCCGATTTCGACGCGGCCGATTTCGCCTTCGCGGAAAAACTGCAGAAAGCGGCCCTGACGGATGAGGAAATCGTCGCGAGCGTCAAGCCGCACGACCTCTCCCTCCGGACCAAGGTGCTGCACGACGGCGTGCTGACCATGCCGGTCCGCGAGGAGGTGATGATGGGCAGTACCGACGTGGGCGACGTGAGCTGGATCGTGCCGACGGTGCAGTGCCACACGGCGTGCTTTGCCATCGGCACACCTTTCCACACCTGGCAGCTCGTGGCTCAGGGCAACCTGCCGGCCGCGCACAAGGGCATGGTGCTGGCCGCCAAGGCCATGGCGGCAACCGCCGCCGATTGCCTGCGCAATCCCGACCTCATCGCCCGCGCCAAGGCGGAGCTGAAGGAGCGCAATGGCGGCCGCGAGTACCGCTGCCCGATCCCGGACGACGTCACGCCCGACGATCTGCGCGCCAAAGCAGCCTAACTCAATGAACCCTCCGCTCCGCTTGATTGTGACGGGGTGGAGGGCTCTTTCTCAATGAACCGTTGGAATCCATGTCCGCGAGCTTTTCCATCCGCCCTCTCCGACCGTCGGACGCCCGAGCCTATCGGGATCTGAGGCTGGAGGCCTTGCAAGGCAGCCCGGAGGCCTTCGGCTCCAGCTATGAGGAGGAGGCGCCGCTGCCGCTGGAGACGATCGAGGCGCGCATCCCCACATCGGGCCCGAATGCGATCTTCGGCGCCTTCGCCGGAGAGGCCCTCGTCGGCATGGCGGGCTTTGCCGTCTATGAGCGCGTGAAGGCCCGGCACAAGGGCGTCATGTGGGGCGTCTTCGTGAGGCCGGAATGGCGCAAGCAGCGCGTCGGAAAGGCCCTTGTCC
This region of Microvirga mediterraneensis genomic DNA includes:
- a CDS encoding class I SAM-dependent methyltransferase, whose protein sequence is MDVAVEEHYTRPDLVEAIGEALQRAGKDLAHLQPPDLAAVDEFHIRGRQATLELANRIKPAPTDRVLDIGSGLGGASRALAATYGCHVTGVDLTEEYCRTARQLAEWVGLGDHVTYQQANALDLPFPDGSFDIAWTQHVAMNIPDKATMYREAFRVLKPGGVFALYDVLQGSGGEVIFPVPWARDPSISHLVTPAELRSLLEQAGFEVEYWQDTTAAGRDWFIEVDRRLQENGPPPVSFVLLMGPEFKTMAANQRRNLEENRIALIETVCRKR
- a CDS encoding ABC transporter ATP-binding protein, translated to MFRYFETRIDFSRKPPEESPPDNLWGFYWHFIAQAKGLFVALFALGFVLAVVEALVPWLIGRLVNAISHTSPEGIFHEAGPLLIGMGAIILLVRPFGTILFRLLVNHSLAVSFTTMVHWQNYWHVVRQPLGFFQEDFAGRIANRVLQTGRPLRETILSVARAVWQILIFGAASIGLLGTQDWRLALPMTGWFVLYATLLAVSLPRIQKLSRTSSEARSAVTGKVVDSFTNIMTVKLFGRRKDEDDYIKEGYRWLNDAFMSQQRVNTLYVAGLTFLNAVFLVSTGAMAVWLFSANRIDAGTLTTALLLSTQIVSMSGWVAFEVMGIFENVGTVQEGMKTISRPLTMQDKPDAKPLTVTRGEIQFDHVDFSYGDGDKVIDRLNLIIRPGEKIGLVGRSGVGKTTLVNLLLRFFEPQEGRILIDGQDIADVREESLRSQISVVTQDTSLLHRSIRENILYGRPAAGEDAMREAARQAHAAEFIERLADGRGRRGFDAHVGERGVKLSGGQRQRIAIARVILKDAPVLVLDEATSALDSEVEAAIQESLATLMEGKTVIAIAHRLSTLQLMDRLIVMDDTRIVEEGTHEELLENGGLYAGLWSRQSGGFLPARRGVADEAV
- a CDS encoding M20 family metallopeptidase, producing MQNDRLSLDAIARHVDAKAEDYCALSDRIWAAPELAFEEHRAVAEQVAMLEREGFRIARNVGGMATAFVAEWGSGGPVVGILGEFDALPDLAQESGRTEHRPTMAGTPGHGCGHNLLGAGSALAAVALKDALEAEGIAGTVRYYGCPAEESGSGKTFMARAGLFDDLDTAFCWHPSVVNEVQTSSSLACIQAYFRFKGRAAHAAEAPHVGRSALDAVELMNVGVNYMREHMPSDARVHYATTNAGGNAPNVVQAFAESLYLVRSPHLPDTERLFERVKKIAEGAALMTETTVTVQITDATSNVLPNKALQEAMYEHMRRLGPPDFDAADFAFAEKLQKAALTDEEIVASVKPHDLSLRTKVLHDGVLTMPVREEVMMGSTDVGDVSWIVPTVQCHTACFAIGTPFHTWQLVAQGNLPAAHKGMVLAAKAMAATAADCLRNPDLIARAKAELKERNGGREYRCPIPDDVTPDDLRAKAA
- a CDS encoding GNAT family N-acetyltransferase encodes the protein MSASFSIRPLRPSDARAYRDLRLEALQGSPEAFGSSYEEEAPLPLETIEARIPTSGPNAIFGAFAGEALVGMAGFAVYERVKARHKGVMWGVFVRPEWRKQRVGKALVRQVIDHASRHVIMIEAAVGLANESARRTYHGLGFTPYGVERKAIRIGDVFHDEELLYLDLPQAQGV